A segment of the Vibrio sp. 16 genome:
CTATTTTTATTGATCGAAATCAATACTTTTTGTCGGTTCATCCCGTTAAATACGCCACAACATCTTGTGTCAGCTTAACAAAAAATAGCCTATATAGTGTATTTGTGGATAACACTGTGAATATACTAAGGGTAAGGAGAATCAGTGAATCCAATCGTAATCAAGCGTGATGGCTCTAGAGCAGAATTTACTAGAGACCGCATCCAAGCAGCAGTGGAAGCAGCAGCGGATCACAATAGCAAAGAAACCGCGATTTACGCACTTAATGTGGCGTTAGCGGTGGAATTAAAGCTACAAGATCGCGATGAAGTTGAGATCACTGAAGTTCAAAAACTGGTTGAAGATGAGCTAATGCAAGGCCCTTACAAAGAGCTTGCGCGTGCTTATATTGAATATCGCCATGATCGCGATATCGCCCGTGAAAAGCAGAGTGCGCTTACTCAAGAAATTGAAGGGTTAATCGAGGAAAGCAACCTTGATTTGATCAATGAAAACGCCAATAAAGATGGCAAGGTTATCCCTACGCAACGAGATCTATTAGCTGGCATTGTTGCAAAGCACTACGCGAAAACGCACATCCTACCGCGAGACATCGTACAGGCTCACGAGCAGGGGGATATTCACTACCATGACCTAGACTATGCGCCGTTCTTCCCAATGTTTAACTGCATGCTCATCGATCTACAAGGCATGCTTACAAGTGGTTTTAAAATGGGCAACGCGGAGATCGATACGCCTAAATCTATATCCACAGCGACTGCTGTTACGGCACAAATCATCGCGCAAGTTGCAAGCCATATTTATGGCGGTACCACAATTAACCGCATTGATGAAGTCCTTGAGCCGTATGTGCTAACAAGCTACGAAAAACACTTAAAGATTGCCAAAGAATGGAATATTCCAGAGCCGGAAGCGTTCGCAATGGCGCGCACTGAAAAAGAGTGTTATGACGCTTTCCAGTCTTTGGAATACGAAGTGAACACATTACACACTGCGAATGGTCAAACGCCTTTCGTTACGTTTGGTTTTGGTTTAGGCACAAGTTGGGCATCGCGTCTTATCCAACAATCTATCCTCAAAAACCGAATTGCGGGACTGGGCAAAAACCGTAAAACGGCGGTATTCCCTAAACTGGTATTCGGCATCAAAGATGGTCTTAACCACAAAGCGGAAGATCCAAACTACGACATTAAGAAGCTCGCACTGGAGTGTGCTTCTAAGCGTATGTACCCAGATATCTTGAACTACGACAAACTTGTTGAAATCACCGGTTCTTTCAAGACGCCAATGGGGTGTCGTTCATTCCTTGGCACTTATGAAGAGAATGGCGAGCTTATTCACGAGGGGCGCAACAACCTCGGCGTTGTTAGCCTAAACTTGCCTCGAATCGCTATTCAGGCGAAAGGCAGTGAAGCCACTTTCTATCAACTGCTCGATGAGAAGCTGGAACTGGCACGACGTGCACTACAAACACGCATTACGCGTCTTGAAAACGTTAAAGCGCGTGTTGCGCCAATCCTCTACATGGAAGGGGCGTGTGGCGTTCGTCTAAAAGCGGATGATTCCATTGCTGACATTTTCAAAAATGGCCGCGCGTCTATTTCGTTGGGGTACATTGGTATTCACGAGACCGTGAACGCGTTGTTTGGTACCGAAGCGCATGTTTACGATGATGCCCTATTACGCGAGAAAGCGTTGGATATCATCAAGCACATGAAAGACGCTGTTAACCAATGGACTGAAGAAACAGGTTACGGTTTTAGCTTGTATGGAACACCGAGTGAGAACTTGTGTAGCCGTTTCTGTCGCATCGACAATAAAGAGTACGGTGTGATCAAGGGAGTAACCGACAAAGGTTACTACACCAACAGCTTCCACCTTGACGTTGAGAAAAAGGTAAACCCTTACGACAAGATCGATTTTGAGATGCCTTATCCTGAGATCTCGAGTGGTGGTTTTATCTGTTACGGTGAGTTTCCTAACATGCAGCGCAACATTGAAGCACTAGAAAACGTTTGGGATTACAGCTACACACGCGTTCCTTACTACGGCACCAACACACCGATCGATGAGTGTTACGAGTGTGGTTACAACGGTGAGTTTGAATGTACCAGTAAGGGCTTCACCTGCCCAAGTTGTGGTAACCATGACTCGACGAAAGTGTCGGTGACACGCCGTGTCTGTGGCTACCTAGGCAGCCCTGATGCTCGTCCGTTTAACTTTGGTAAGCAAGAAGAAGTTAAACGTCGCGTTAAGCACCTGTAATTGACCTTTGCCTCGCTCGTATGAGTGGGGCATTGTGAAAACGACTAAGCCCTCTATTGGGCTTTATTTTTTGAGTTTGAAGATGAATTATCACCAATATTACTCAGTGGATGTGGTCAATGGCCCTGGCACGCGCTGCACCTTGTTTGTTTCTGGGTGCGTGCATCAATGTCGTGGCTGTTATAACCAGTCTACTCAGCGATTAGATTCGGGAATGGCTTTTACTCAGCAAGCAGAAGACCAAATCATTTCAGACTTAAAGGATGAACGAATCAAGCGTCGTGGTCTCTCTTTGTCTGGAGGGGATCCTTTACACCCTGCGAACGTCCCTGACGTTCTCAAGTTAGTGAAGCGAGTTAAAGCTGAGTGCCCTGACAAAGACATTTGGGTATGGACAGGTTACACCTTGGCAGAGCTGGACGAGGCACAACGCGAGGTGATCCAGTACATCGACACGTTAATTGATGGTAAGTTTGAACAGGACAAAAAAGACCTCAACCTTGAATGGCGTGGCAGCTCAAACCAGATTATTCATACCTTCAAGTTGGGTTGAAGAGTGACTTTACACGCGTGCGTGCGAGATATAATTTGTTAAATGTATGTTAAAGTTTACAGATTTTTATCCTGTTTTGCTCTGAGCCAGTGAAATTTTATTTCTAGATTTATAATTTAGATGCTAACGTGTTGGTCGTTACTTGAATTTCAAAGGGTTGTGACTTTCATGTTCTCACATTTACCAAAACCAACTTTAGATCCGATTCTCTCTCTTTCCGTTGCGTACCGTAACGATCCTCGTCCTGACAAAGTCGACTTAGGCATTGGCGTATACAAAAACAGCGCGGGCGAAACGCCAGTGATGAAGGCGATTTTGCAAGCTCAAAACATCGTTGTTGAAACGCAGAAAACCAAGTCTTACGTTGGTCTCGCAGGATGTGAAGAGTTCAACCAAAGCATGGTGAACTTACTTCTTGATGGCACTTCCGCGATGGATCGTGTCGCCGCGATTCAAACGCCTGGCGCCAGTGGTGCACTGCGCATGTTGGGTGACTTAATGAAGGTGGCTCAACCGAATACGACGGTTTGGATTTCAAACCCAAGCTACGTGAACCATCGTCCAGTTATGGAAGCGGCTGGCCTTAAAGTTCGCGAGTACCGTTATTTCAGCCGTGATACCAAACAAGTCGACGCAGGCGCAATGCTGGATGACCTAGCCAAAGCTGGGCCAGAAGACGTTGTTTTGCTGCATGGTTGCTGTCATAACCCAACGGGTGCAGATATCGACTTCGATGCGTGGAAAGCGATCACCGAATTGTCACAGAAAAATGGTTTCACACCTTTCGTTGATATTGCTTATCAAGGTTTTGGTGATGGTCTAGAAGAAGATGCAAAAGGCCTACGTTTTATGGCTGACAACGTCGAGGAAATGCTCATTACAACCTCATGCTCTAAGAACTTTGGTTTGTACCGCGAGCGCACTGGCGCGGCTATCGTCGTCGGTAAGTCGATGGAAGATGTTGGCAACGCGAAAGGTAAACTACTGACACTTGCTCGTGCGACTTACACCATGCCACCTGATCACGGTGCAGCTTTGGTTAAAACTATCCTGCAAAATCAAGACTTAACCGCGGTTTGGAAGCAAGAGTTAAGTGAAATGCAACAGCGTTTGTTAAACCTTCGTCAAACCTTGTGTGAGGAATTGAGAAATTCGCACAATACTTCACAATTCGATTTCATTGAAAGTCACAAAGGCATGTTTACTGTGCTAGGCTTTAGCCAAGACCAGATGCTACAACTACGTGAAGAATATGGAATTTATGGCGTGGGTGATGGTCGTATTAACATCGCTGGTCTGACTGAGAAAGACATTCCGTACGTTGCGGATGCTATTGTTAAAGTGTCTTAATAGACCGAGTTTTTAATTCCGGATCTAAGGCTCACTTTTGTGGGCCTTTTTATTGCGTGT
Coding sequences within it:
- a CDS encoding aromatic amino acid transaminase, with protein sequence MFSHLPKPTLDPILSLSVAYRNDPRPDKVDLGIGVYKNSAGETPVMKAILQAQNIVVETQKTKSYVGLAGCEEFNQSMVNLLLDGTSAMDRVAAIQTPGASGALRMLGDLMKVAQPNTTVWISNPSYVNHRPVMEAAGLKVREYRYFSRDTKQVDAGAMLDDLAKAGPEDVVLLHGCCHNPTGADIDFDAWKAITELSQKNGFTPFVDIAYQGFGDGLEEDAKGLRFMADNVEEMLITTSCSKNFGLYRERTGAAIVVGKSMEDVGNAKGKLLTLARATYTMPPDHGAALVKTILQNQDLTAVWKQELSEMQQRLLNLRQTLCEELRNSHNTSQFDFIESHKGMFTVLGFSQDQMLQLREEYGIYGVGDGRINIAGLTEKDIPYVADAIVKVS
- the nrdD gene encoding anaerobic ribonucleoside-triphosphate reductase gives rise to the protein MNPIVIKRDGSRAEFTRDRIQAAVEAAADHNSKETAIYALNVALAVELKLQDRDEVEITEVQKLVEDELMQGPYKELARAYIEYRHDRDIAREKQSALTQEIEGLIEESNLDLINENANKDGKVIPTQRDLLAGIVAKHYAKTHILPRDIVQAHEQGDIHYHDLDYAPFFPMFNCMLIDLQGMLTSGFKMGNAEIDTPKSISTATAVTAQIIAQVASHIYGGTTINRIDEVLEPYVLTSYEKHLKIAKEWNIPEPEAFAMARTEKECYDAFQSLEYEVNTLHTANGQTPFVTFGFGLGTSWASRLIQQSILKNRIAGLGKNRKTAVFPKLVFGIKDGLNHKAEDPNYDIKKLALECASKRMYPDILNYDKLVEITGSFKTPMGCRSFLGTYEENGELIHEGRNNLGVVSLNLPRIAIQAKGSEATFYQLLDEKLELARRALQTRITRLENVKARVAPILYMEGACGVRLKADDSIADIFKNGRASISLGYIGIHETVNALFGTEAHVYDDALLREKALDIIKHMKDAVNQWTEETGYGFSLYGTPSENLCSRFCRIDNKEYGVIKGVTDKGYYTNSFHLDVEKKVNPYDKIDFEMPYPEISSGGFICYGEFPNMQRNIEALENVWDYSYTRVPYYGTNTPIDECYECGYNGEFECTSKGFTCPSCGNHDSTKVSVTRRVCGYLGSPDARPFNFGKQEEVKRRVKHL
- the nrdG gene encoding anaerobic ribonucleoside-triphosphate reductase-activating protein — translated: MNYHQYYSVDVVNGPGTRCTLFVSGCVHQCRGCYNQSTQRLDSGMAFTQQAEDQIISDLKDERIKRRGLSLSGGDPLHPANVPDVLKLVKRVKAECPDKDIWVWTGYTLAELDEAQREVIQYIDTLIDGKFEQDKKDLNLEWRGSSNQIIHTFKLG